The following are from one region of the Candidatus Methylomirabilis sp. genome:
- a CDS encoding septum formation initiator family protein, which translates to MPRPPEQEGWEGPREGGRRRRLLLLLGGFALALLLVSLSGDGSLIRIYRLSRQRASLLQDIERLRAENARLRLEVGALQQDETRLEEIARRKLGLVRPGEVIYRFAPPPGSSAEEGDAPATW; encoded by the coding sequence ATGCCGCGGCCCCCCGAGCAGGAGGGGTGGGAGGGTCCCCGGGAGGGTGGGCGCCGCCGCCGGCTCCTCCTGCTGCTGGGCGGATTCGCCCTCGCGCTCCTCCTGGTCTCCCTCTCCGGTGACGGCTCCCTCATCCGGATCTACCGGCTCTCCCGCCAGCGGGCCAGCCTCCTCCAGGATATCGAGCGCCTCCGGGCCGAGAACGCCCGTCTCCGGCTCGAGGTGGGGGCTCTCCAGCAGGACGAGACGCGCCTGGAGGAGATCGCGCGGAGGAAGCTCGGGCTCGTCCGGCCCGGAGAGGTGATCTATCGCTTTGCCCCTCCCCCGGGATCGTCCGCGGAGGAGGGCGATGCCCCGGCAACCTGGTAG
- a CDS encoding phosphoglucomutase/phosphomannomutase family protein, with amino-acid sequence MPPIRFGTSGWRGILAEDFTFARARIVTAAIARYVKESGLAGRGVVVGYDTRFLSEAFAREAAAGLAVRGLPVYLCSRDTPTPAIATEIQHRNAAGGLNITASHNPPEYNGIKFSMASGGPALPEVTAAIEAEANRLLEGPPLPPAALAGPPAAPITPTDPSPPYRERVLALLDIPCLRRARLKVVVDPLYGTGRGYLDTLCREAGCDVTVIHASRDPLFGGGTPEPSAENLADLARAVRETGAHLGLATDGDADRFGLLDTDGTFVEPNYLLGLLLDYLAGTRGWEGGVARSVATSHLVDAAARRRGVPVYETPVGFKYIGDLLTQGKILLGGEESAGLTVRGHVPEKDGILACLLAAELVAASGGLSVAALLQNLYRAVGTVLCRRVNLPLSPAGEERLQAVLADPPETLGGRRVAEVNRLDGTKLLLEDGSWVLLRPSGTEPMVRLYVEASSHERLDVLEAAGRALLDSQ; translated from the coding sequence GTGCCCCCGATCCGATTCGGCACCTCGGGCTGGCGGGGGATTCTGGCGGAGGATTTCACCTTTGCCCGGGCCCGGATCGTCACCGCCGCCATCGCCCGCTACGTGAAGGAGAGTGGGCTGGCCGGACGGGGGGTGGTGGTCGGGTACGACACCCGGTTTCTCTCGGAGGCCTTCGCTCGGGAGGCGGCGGCGGGGCTGGCCGTGCGGGGGCTGCCGGTCTATCTCTGCAGCCGGGACACGCCCACCCCGGCCATCGCGACGGAGATCCAGCACCGGAACGCGGCGGGGGGACTCAACATCACCGCTAGCCACAATCCCCCCGAGTACAACGGCATCAAGTTCTCCATGGCCTCGGGCGGCCCGGCCCTCCCGGAGGTGACGGCCGCCATCGAGGCCGAGGCCAACCGGCTCCTGGAGGGCCCACCCCTTCCCCCGGCCGCCCTCGCCGGCCCCCCGGCCGCTCCGATCACCCCCACCGATCCGTCCCCTCCCTACAGAGAGCGCGTCCTCGCGCTCCTGGACATCCCGTGCCTCCGGCGCGCGCGCCTCAAGGTCGTCGTGGACCCCCTGTACGGGACGGGACGGGGCTACCTGGATACCCTCTGCCGCGAGGCCGGCTGCGACGTGACGGTCATCCACGCGTCCCGCGACCCGCTCTTCGGGGGCGGGACGCCCGAGCCCAGCGCCGAGAACCTGGCGGATCTCGCCCGCGCCGTCCGGGAGACGGGGGCGCACCTGGGCCTCGCCACCGACGGCGACGCCGACCGGTTCGGCCTCCTGGACACCGACGGCACCTTCGTCGAGCCCAACTACCTCCTGGGGTTGTTGCTGGACTATCTGGCCGGGACGAGGGGGTGGGAGGGAGGGGTCGCGCGCTCGGTCGCCACGAGCCACCTGGTGGACGCCGCGGCGCGTCGCCGGGGGGTGCCGGTCTACGAGACGCCGGTCGGCTTCAAGTACATCGGCGACCTGCTGACCCAGGGGAAGATCCTCCTGGGCGGGGAGGAGAGCGCCGGCCTCACCGTGCGGGGACATGTCCCGGAGAAGGACGGGATCCTGGCGTGTCTCCTGGCGGCGGAGCTCGTCGCGGCGAGCGGCGGGCTGTCGGTCGCGGCCCTTCTCCAGAATCTCTACCGGGCGGTGGGAACCGTCCTCTGCCGGCGGGTCAACCTCCCCCTCTCCCCGGCGGGCGAGGAGCGCTTGCAGGCAGTCCTCGCCGACCCACCGGAGACCCTTGGCGGGCGGCGGGTCGCCGAGGTGAACCGGCTGGACGGCACGAAGCTCCTCCTGGAGGACGGGAGCTGGGTCCTCCTTCGCCCCTCGGGTACCGAGCCGATGGTCCGGCTCTACGTGGAGGCGTCCTCGCACGAGCGCCTGGATGTCCTCGAGGCGGCGGGGCGCGCGCTCCTGGATTCGCAATGA
- the eno gene encoding phosphopyruvate hydratase — translation MSEIVEVHAREILDSRGNPTVEVEVLLESGSRGRAAVPSGASTGEREALELRDGDPKRYLGRGVQSAVANVNTVLAPEVIGLEGLDQARLDQALCALDGTATKGRLGANALLGVSLATAHAAADEVGLPLYRYLGGARARTLPVPMLNLLNGGRHADTTVDLQEFMVMPVGAPSFREALRMGAEIFHHLRAALRARGHATGVGDEGGFAPNLRSNEEAVEVLLEAIQRAGYAPGREVALALDPAASEFYAEGRYRLAGEGGRVLSRAEMVEFYAGWVERYPIVSIEDGCAEDDWEGWTLLTARLGRQVQLVGDDLFVTNPTLLREGIARGVANAILIKVNQIGTLSEALEAVGIAAQANYAAVISHRSGETEDTTIADLAVATGVGQIKAGSVSRTDRVAKYNRLLRIEEELGEAALFAGRAPLRGAGGRGA, via the coding sequence ATGAGCGAGATCGTGGAGGTCCACGCCCGGGAGATCCTGGATTCCCGAGGGAACCCGACCGTGGAGGTGGAGGTCCTGCTGGAGAGCGGGTCCCGGGGGCGGGCGGCGGTCCCGTCCGGCGCCTCCACCGGGGAGCGCGAGGCTCTCGAGCTCCGGGACGGGGACCCGAAGCGCTACCTGGGCCGGGGGGTGCAGAGCGCGGTGGCGAACGTGAACACGGTCCTCGCCCCCGAGGTCATCGGCCTGGAGGGGCTGGATCAGGCGCGGCTGGACCAGGCCCTCTGTGCCCTCGACGGCACCGCCACCAAGGGGCGCCTCGGCGCGAACGCCCTGCTGGGGGTCTCGCTGGCCACGGCCCACGCCGCCGCCGACGAGGTCGGCCTCCCCCTCTACCGCTACCTGGGCGGGGCGCGCGCCCGGACGCTCCCGGTCCCGATGCTGAACCTCCTGAACGGCGGGCGCCACGCCGACACCACCGTGGATCTCCAGGAGTTCATGGTCATGCCCGTGGGGGCCCCCTCCTTTCGGGAGGCGTTACGGATGGGGGCCGAGATCTTCCATCACCTCCGGGCGGCCTTGCGGGCGCGGGGGCACGCCACCGGGGTGGGGGACGAGGGGGGGTTCGCCCCCAACCTCCGGAGCAATGAGGAGGCGGTGGAGGTGCTCCTGGAGGCCATCCAGCGCGCGGGCTACGCCCCCGGTCGGGAGGTCGCGCTGGCGCTGGATCCCGCTGCAAGCGAATTTTACGCGGAGGGCCGCTACCGGCTGGCGGGGGAAGGGGGGCGGGTCCTCAGCCGGGCGGAGATGGTGGAGTTTTACGCCGGGTGGGTGGAGCGCTACCCGATCGTCTCCATCGAGGACGGGTGCGCGGAAGACGACTGGGAGGGATGGACGCTCCTGACGGCGCGGCTGGGGAGGCAGGTCCAGCTCGTGGGGGATGACCTGTTCGTCACCAACCCGACGCTTCTGCGGGAAGGGATCGCCCGAGGCGTGGCGAACGCCATCCTGATCAAGGTGAACCAGATCGGCACCCTCAGCGAGGCCCTGGAGGCGGTGGGGATCGCGGCGCAGGCAAACTACGCCGCCGTCATCTCGCATCGCTCGGGCGAGACGGAGGACACGACGATCGCCGACCTGGCCGTGGCCACGGGGGTGGGGCAGATCAAGGCGGGATCGGTTTCCCGGACGGACCGGGTGGCCAAGTACAACCGGCTCCTCCGCATCGAGGAGGAGCTGGGTGAGGCGGCCCTCTTCGCCGGGCGGGCTCCCCTGAGGGGGGCGGGCGGGCGAGGGGCGTGA